The sequence below is a genomic window from Macadamia integrifolia cultivar HAES 741 chromosome 1, SCU_Mint_v3, whole genome shotgun sequence.
GGACAACAAAACAACCACAACAAGATGACCAACAATATCATTTGTAAATCCTGGTTAAGCAACAAACAGCAGCAAAATTCAACAGGATATCCcattaaatcataaaattataaattttattcATTGTGCTCTCCAGATCGTATTCCCAGGAATGCATCATAAAGTTattcttcaacattttcctttataTGAATATGGCAGTGTCATGAGAAGAACAGAGAATAGGTTTCACAGCAGCAACAGAACGTAAGTCAATAGAAATCGTGAACCTCTGATGCAGGAACTATAAAACCTCTAGATGATTGAAGACTAATTCACAGATATGCTACTTGATCACACATTAAGCTGATATGAATGGGTCACATACTTACCTTAAAgtttagaaaaaagagaaaaaaagagggggagggagggagggagggagggaggggccgggggggggcggggggggggggaaccaatGGAATTTCCATTTGGTTCTAGGAAGACTACAACCAGAAATTAATAGATTCCAGCAGAATTCCCCTCTCAGTTTGTGGCTGAAAAATTGTGGTGAAGAGATATTtatcaaatttaaataaaaaacaaaaacaacttcTGTGAATTTATCTTCCAAACTCCAGAGATAGATATCTTGTagaaattctattttttttttttttttttttttttagaattacaTAATGAGAAAATGGGGCCATAAATAAATCTTTTCTGTGAAAAAGAATATTGTTCTCTGGAAATTTTCCTGAAATTGCATACTCTCGAGATCAAATGAACTCTAATACGGAATTATGAAGTTTTTgatggaaaataaaatcaaggaACAACTTaccagaaaaaggaaagaaaccaGAAGGCCATAAATGATGTTGAGACATCAAATTAACACCATTAAAAGATCATCATGAAACAACAgtccaagaaaaaattttactttcttttttccccactGCAAAGTGCATAAACCCCTTTACCTTGACCAGAAGCACATATGctagaaaggggaaaaaaaaaacaaaaggaaccTATAACTTTCATGCAACCATGAAAGTTGTTGGTTTTCTCTTTGTAACTGACGGGAAGTAGAGCTTGCTTTTGAGAAATTTACTAAGTTATctgtcttcttttttattcaaaaaaataataatataaataaagaattgAGAAACTATGGTATACAACACAGTGTCTGATTAGGCTTCTGATCGGTGCTGAGAATACCAAAGCCAATGCTGTGACTAAAATCCATCGAAAAAGGAATTCATTCAGCCAAAAACTAGCAGAATTCTAAAGAATAGGAACattaattcccccccccccacccccaccaaatGAGGAAATTGATGCATAGAGATGATGTTAGAATGCATAATActaaacagagaaaagaagaaagaaaaagaaccaggaaatgagaagaagagaaaaaataaccGCACCAACCATATTTCTTAATTCAGCCAGCCAGCAAGCAAGCATATATAAAAACTAGTTCCATTAACAAAGCTTAAACGAAACTTTGAAGACACAGGAATGGAAGAGAGGTGTTACTGTACAAGGACTAGACGACCCATTCCACCCCTGAGATTCCCATTTCCCTCACCCCAAATTTCTTCCTCTTAATTCGCATCACCAGAGTCATCGGTGCCTCCACCCTTCGGGACAGTCACAATTAGTTCCCCATCAACATAAACAGCATTAGCAAGTTTTGGCCTTGTCGATGATGGAAGCCTGAACCTCCATACATCGAGCTCAAGCTCGTCCATAGACAATTCAAGAAGGTTGCTCCCTCTGATCACAATCTTTGTAACTCCAGGATAAATTTCGATGGTATGGGCTCTCACATCATTGCCAACATCGTCGGTCATGACGATGAAGCGGAAACAATCCGAATTCTCTTCGATCAAAACGTCAGCATCCGAACGGCAGGGCAGCTCCAAGACTCTACTGAATATGTGAGGAAGTCGACGGAGCTTCTTCTGCCTTCCCATGAGTCTGTTAGCCTCCAAGATGCTTGAATTGATTTCATACCCGAACGCGATGTTCCGTTTCTTTGGAGCTGGATGGATCTTCATCGCTTCGATTCTTTAGATAGATTTACAAATCCAATAAAGACAAAATCCTAACCAGAACAATATCAAGGATGCCCTAATAACCAAAATCGTCAAGCTTGAACCACAACAAACCTCGAAACTAATCgaattattgaaagaaaaactGAGAAAAATCAACAATGGGAAAAATCATAAGCAAATAATAACCAAATTCGTCccttggaagaaaaaaattctcagTGAACGAAAAAGAAACTACAAGCGGAAGAAATTTTCCTTCAACTCCAATCAGATTTCATTTCATACTTCCCACAGAGGAAATCCTCTTTGGAGAAATTCCAACAGAAACCCTAATAAACAAATCGAATGAGTCCAAACCCTTGAAGAAGACTGAAATCTCCACTAGAAAAAGCGAACCCTAACAATaataattgaaagaaaaagaagaaacagattCTTCTCTTCGCCTGTGAGATGTGAACATTTCTTAGAAGGGGGAGTTCTTGATTTGGAGGTCTTCTCCCTATATATAGTGTTCAGAGAAGCAATTCGAAGATAAAATCTGCTGTAAGCCTCTACTTGATTGGCGAATCAGAGAATATTAACTATAAAAGGGTTATTATATTAACTCTTAACCCTTTACTTCAACAAAATTACCATATTTACCCTTTTGTGCCCAAAGTGAACTAGAACCCAAACCCATATGAGGAAGCAATGGGTCGGGTTTAGGGCGGGTTtcacaaaaaccaaaagttcTAACCCGCTCCAATTGCATAACAATAGTTCACCTATAAGGCTATAACCAAAAGTGAGTGGAGCATGGTTCAAAGTATCGGTATCTTATTGACATTTTGAACGATACATATTAGTATTCTTAGCACTCAAAATTGATATAAGTTGATATGATATATTCTATATTTTATTAATGTTGATATCGATGGGACCATCAATATCAATACCATTACTATGATAGGGAAAGTTTCTCTGAACAATTGTTAGTAGAGCATCAATGAGAGAGTGATGGAATAGTTTCATAAATAGAGGCAGAAaggttatttcatgtgaggaggcaAATGGAGAGACTATGGTAGCATACCCTCAACAGTCAGCTCAGATCTATCCCTATCCCTATGTTATATTGGGCAGTCTAGTGGTCTATTTGGTTTTGAGACATCAGGAAATTAGACCCAACATTTGTCATGTGGATTTTGAGAGTTAAAATTTTACGCGGTATGATATTCTGACTACTTATTAAGTTTGTcattaaataaatagaaggTGAGAAAATGAAGTTTGATTCGTTTGATAAATAAATGACTAAAAGTATAAAGGAGACGCCGATACATGGGATCATGATGTCTGAGTTTtccatttatcaaaaaaataataataataaaattttcatgtaacTAGTCtagattttttccttcaatataATGTTAAATTTATCAAATCAACCTTCCACTGATCACAAAGACTTCCATGGGTGAACTAATCAGAAGAGCTCTAagctttcaaaatattttttcataaaattattaCTAGCTATTAGAGATTATATGATTATAAAAAACTTCCCACTGTATGAAACAGTTAAGAAACAAATTTTGGTATGTAATCAAAGTGGGATACAAATTTTCTGATAATGCATGATTTGAATCATGAAACTTAAAATATTGTATCCagatactttaaaaaaaataatcattaaattttatttgtctttttttttttttatcgattaAATTATTTGTTTATAAACATGGTAACTTATAAAAAAGTTAATAATAAACTTAAAAGTGCATGCATGATCCACATAAGGATTTTTACAATGTGACCTGGGAGATTCATGGGTCAAGATGTCCATCACAACCCCGCTTCTCtagtttctctctttccctttactCTATATCTATTGTAGGAAAAAGGTTAAgtaaaaaattttcctttactCATTATTCTGATTCATCAATACTATGAATGTTATTAACGAAGGTCTGAAATACTCTTTATAATATTGTTCCAGAAGTTCCATCCAAATGTCAAAACTCATGAATAAAGAGATTATCTTTTCCATTACGACGATGATAAACTCAatccaaaaaattattataaggATAAGATTGTAAGAGCCAAcacttttgtttatttatttatttatttatttatttattattattattattttggctTCACTTGTTATATGTATAGTTTGGAAGAAAGTTTAAAATTCTATTACTCATACAAAGCCAAAAGGAATGAAGGATCACGTATCCTTCCTAGAAGCATCGGCTGTCAATTTGTGAACCAACTCTTCATTGTCCGTTTGGCTTCTTTTATAGTACACAGATAGGATTAGAAATCCTTTATTTTTGCTATCCCATGGCTCTTTTGATTTTGCAATCCATTTCTTGTCCCATTGGCTTTTGGTAATCATCCTAAATTTGGACTTCCCATCTGTCTTAACCTTTCACCAGAACTaattccctttcccttttcTACATAGGAcaagggaaataaaaataaataaataatatagatGGTCCGCATATCTCAAATTCTAATGCcaattatttctaaaaaaaatatatatatacaaataaataaatggactAAGTAGGTTCAGATCCAAACAGCTTTATCTACCATCTAGCATATTAGGTGGGCCCCAACATTAGTATCTGGTAGGTCCCACCCTCCTAAATTAGTATGTTAAGTTTGATTCCAAtctaattctaccaaaaaaagattccaatctaATTTTTCAAAGgttgaaataaaattaataaaacaaagaaaagaaaaaaaagaacttaaaatttagggtaatttacaatgccaccccttggagaatgccaatattagatggacaccccctctctttcaccaaattagattcgAACCCCCtgtcgtcagtcactgttaaagaatataccttatatgatgatgtcagctactatattttattataaataccaaaatacctttTGAAATAACTAAAATGCCTATGTAACAAGTTCCATCCCAAATTGATTTGGACCACCGACGATTGTACAGAGCACCGGAAATCATGGTGGTAGCGACAGCAGCATCGGCATCGGCGACATTCAATCAGGTTTTCTCCAGTGGGtagagaaggggagagagagagagagtctgtgTGAAAAATGCCAGTTGTAGTTTAGTTAGCCCTTTCACAAATGTGAAAACTGAAAGCACCCAAATTCAGTCAGGTCGCCATTCTTGTCGATCTATTGAGTCTTtgcggattttttttttttttaaattaatatgtTATCAggtttgaaagagagagagtgtttgaaATCTGAATAAAACAGAGAgcaagaaagaacaaaataagaTTTTTGGCCGGATTAGATTGGCGGTTGATCGTAAACAGACGATCCTCCGGCGAAGAACGAGAGGATTGGATTCATTCGCTTTAACACTTGTTATCTTCTTACAGGTGGTCCCGCAGGTTTCATACACGAAAGCTGATAAGATTAATGGCAGCGATGAGAAAGTCGTCGTCGCGTCGACAGATGACTGTCAGCTTCGCCGTTAGAAAGGAAGACAAGTTAGAAATGGTTTCcttttggattttatttgatagatttttaattaaaagattAGGTTTAGATTTTTCAGAATAGTTTTTGGACAATCGGAGATGATTAGGAGCAACTTCAGATTTTTGGTTTTCCAGACTCAGGTTTGATAATTTGTTATCAggaaataataaattatggaaaaagTTTTTAGAGTGTTTGAAGGAAGAAGATAAGCTTTTTGATTATCACTATCAGAGAGTATTTGAAATCTGAATCGAACAGATATAAACCCACTTTTGTTTCAAGGAAAGAACATTTATTTGCCAAGAAAAATTTCTCTACAAGGGTCAAGTTCCATGAGAAAGGCAGGTTTCATGAGATTTCCATAGAATGAAATAACCTAAACGAGCAGAGTCCACCAGAACCTATTTTGGTTTCAAGGAAAGAATAAAGTATTACGTGAAGGAATGAATTCAAGAGTGATAGAACCAGAGGAGAAGTGGAAACCAAACCACGTTTCAAGTGGAAAACTCACCCTTTTGGCATTCGATCGACTAGAAAATCAATGGGAAGATTATTATCTCCAAGGCCTGCTTGAATCAATCGATCAATAGCCAAATAACTAGCCCTAGAAAGGTTTTAATTTGTCGAATCTGAACCTCCAAGCAGAAGGTGAACATTTGCAGGTTTCTTAAAAAGGTCAAATCTCATAGTAGGGATAAATCTATGGGGTGATATTATAGGGTTTTGGTCTCTCATGGTAAGCAGCACCGGAGCTAACAGGGTGTACCAAGCGACGTTGTGGCTGGGGGAATTGGAATTAGATCTCAAACCAGTGAAGATTAGAGGGATGATACTGAACCAACCCTTCTTAGATGGGGTACAGAGGACGGAACCGAAGCTGAGAAAGATGGACGACCAGATAGTGCCGCTGCCATCGACTGAGTGAATGAAATGGTATACAGGTGAAGAGGGGTAATTTTGGGATAATAAGAAATGAGTGTTTTATtcataagggctaaagtgtcatttcatagcatcacttaacagagactaaCAGTAAGGGGTCTAAGTCTAACTTGGCGAAAGAAATGGGGTGTttctataatattggcattctctagagggtggcgttgtaaattaccctaaaatttAAGCACATGTGTGAGTATTGATGTGCAATACAAAGTGAACTATATGATTGATGGGTGCAATTTCTTTTCATCAAAGTTGTGAACTAAAGTTTTTTATTAGTTGCTTAttgttttattcttaaaaattatttaatacatATTTATTGCAGTATTTATGTGAAATGAAAAGATTTTtcctcatttaaaaaaaaaattatgtaaacTTAAAGTGACAAAAAAGTAAAGTTAAAACTTCTTAGTTCACAACTTACCTTATAATTAGATTTTATCACGATTAAATTAATGCCTCAATTTTGACATTTGATCAATACaagtttcttcttccttttcaatAAATTGGATTAGCGAATTGCAAAAACTATATTTCCCAACGACTCATCCCTTTCGGCATAAAGTAACcaaactgaaaaatgaaaataaatctatcctaaaaaaaaaaaaaaatgaggtatTGAATAGATATCATATACGTTATCAATGTTTTCATTTTTGAGTTTGAGTAGGCTCATTTTTTTCAAGCCTAAGGTGAGTGTGAATGatatttactcaaaaaaaagaaaaaaaaaaaaagttaagtgTCAATGCCGTGGCTTGCAAGTTAAACCCAAGCTGGTCAATGGCATGTTATGAAGTTAAGTAGAGTAACATAATCAGATTCCTCTCCACGTTGAATGCTACAAAGAAAGTTTGAATGAGCATCTACTATACCCCAAAATTCACTCACCTTTGAGAGTCGGCCTTATTCCCAAgcaaaattggaaaattttgtGGAACTTAAAAATTCCACCCGAGATTCAAGTCTTCCTACGAAAATCATGCAATTGCAATCCAGGTAAACCTTAAACAAAGGTATATTGTGCGATCAGCTCTGTAGCTATGGCGTAGATTAGGTTAATATCAATGacaagagaaaaagaacctCTAGCAAAAGAAATGCCCATACGATGCAGGATGCGAAAAAACTGACAGGGTTCTCTTGCCCCACAATGATAAATAGGAATGTAGAGAAGGTCTCATCCCTTGTTGTAGGTCTTTTCTCCTAACCAAGGTGCAAATACTTTTACATTCTCTCCACACTTTCCCACCATAAATTTGTCATAGTATCTACACAGATGTTGTGTTCTCTTCCATACCAAAGGCAATGGGTTTGGGGTGTCTTATTTCACCAAGTATAAACGCCCGGTGCCTATTGTGATGGATCATTTAATCCAACTTCAGCAATTTTGGGGGTTGGAAAATCTTTAGAAGGATAGTTTATGTTCATGAATTGTAACTTGCAAGTTGAGCCCAAGCCCTAGTCTCCATCTTTTACACCCAATGAATgtgtagctttttttttttgtaagataataatttttttttcaatgagggtcTTAGATGCCGGATGGTGTGCAGAGGGTATCAGGTAATAGTTAAAGGTTATTATTGACTTTGTACTATAGGGGAATAGAGTATTTATGATTCTCCCTTGAccattggtgaaggaaaactataTCCTTTACAATACAtactatattaaaaaaaaaaaaaaaaaaaaaaaaagcgtgaAACCCCTAGACACAATGGTGGTGAAATGATAGCTCCATCCCTTATGAATGGTAAAAATCTCACGCCAGTTGATGTTTTTTAGTAGTGCTCCCATTGGCTCAAATGCTGGTGTAGAATGCTGTCTGTTACAAAACCCTTtccagttaaaaaaaaaacttttaattttagttttggGAATAAGATCAAAGACAATTAAAAaaggttacaacttcttagTCACCAACAACAAATTATCCCTatatttaaatagaaaataaaaggggaaatccacaTATTTAATAAGAAGAGAGATGGGAGTGGGGGGAGGGAGGGACGGGTGTGGATCAAGCCTtcgtacgagaatgattctcatatggtgtttgatccacacttggacttcactgaaaataaaaactaattaaaagaggagaaagattaAGTAGAGTCCAAGTGTGGATTAAATACCGTacaagaatcattctcataTGAGTAACTGATCCGGACCCGGGAGAGaataaggagaagagaaggaaaagaggagagagactcTCAGGGGGAAGTACATTTAAATATCCCTTCCTTTCTTGTAGAAAGCACCTAATACCTTTAACAGACTTAAAGCTTTGGCCGTGAATTACCCAAATATTTGTAGTAGACTAAAGCAAACCACAAAATCTTAATGGACCAAAACCTATAAGCAAAAGCAATTGAAATGTTTAGCATAGTTATCAGATCAACAAAATATGAATTCAGGTCTCCTTGAGCAAAGCCAAACAGCTAAAGCCATAAAACTATACCtaaaatccataaaattatACCTACATGATTGTTGAGATCGTTTTGATCATTTAGAATAGTGCCAAACAGATCTCTCCAATCTTAGTGATACCCACCAAAAAAGTTtggcttttcttttttctttacttcCAACAATGTTGCCCACATATTTGTGCTAAATGACTTTCCATAGAGGGAGAAAGACTCTTTGCTTTGTACTCTAAAGCTTAGATttctagtttttctttttaaatggaATCTGCTTTCTCAGTGTTTGATTATCCAAAACGTGTCTGGCTGTGAACATTAGCAAGAGAAAGGGATATTTTTGTATGTTTCTATCTAGTGTATACTTTTTTACATCCTATTCGCAGATTTTTCTGTTCGTGAGCGTGGTCTCTATATCAGTGAAATTGTGCATTGATTCATTTATAGGGGtggaatttttttgttttcataaggGTGAGACGATCATTTCATCCTACCTTGTGTCTGGGTGCGAGGTTCTACTCGCAGATAGAATTGTTTTTACCCTAATATAATTAGGGTGTGTTTGGAGCCAAAAATGAACCTTTACATGGATGACTGGCCATgactttattttgaaaaaagttCTATaagaggataagcagaaggaaAGGccaaaaattagggttttacaAACCAAAAAGCTCCCAATGCAATGGGCTCACTCATACACGGACAAGAAAATGGAATAAGAGATGAGGACAATGTTAATCTTAAAATGAATATGAAGTCATAGCCTTGCAAGGTTTCCAATGGCCAGAAACTCTCATTTCAAGATAATGATGATTAGGGCATTTTGAAAGGGACAATTAGGCAGCCTGAAGTCATTGTTAACAAAACTTAAAACCTAATACATGTTTTCTGTGATTATcctaaggttgtgtttgtttTATACATAATATTTTAtagaaatataatataaaattgtTTTGAGAGAAAGAACTCTATTCGTCTACTCTCTTTACATCCAAACATATGACGCCTCTGTCTCTCTAGTTTTCTTAGTATCTTGTGTTTGGGACGTAGATAACACATatggtagcattctttctcccatttacttttgatattttttattgtgcATGATTAGTTGACATCCTTGGACGTATCTGAGTGAGAGAATTTAACTGTAAGATGGGTGTGTAATCATGCATGGATGCCAACGGTATCAATGATCAAGATAGGATCActcttttggtaaaaaaaaatataatgaattttgaaatgattATTGTTTTCTAACTATTTTGTTATTGCATTTCACTAgaacattttcttctttctaatccTTATATAAATAAAGGCAAAAAGTTCCCAGCACGTACGTATAAATAACTTGCTAATGCGTTCTTCAATTATCAAATGTTGATTTAATTCTATCCAATCTCAACCATTGAACTGTTTACCTAAACTATCTTCTCCCCTCTCTATCCCTAGCCCGCCTTCTCCATCTCCCCTTCATCAGGAACTCAGTAGCCCCCTTCCccaaccttctctctccttctccctctccctctcctcgCTTCATCAATCGAGTTTTTCCCCTACTATAGTGAGATTTtggctttctatttttttgatcCTGAAGCACTGATGATGAATTCAACTCGTTGAAAACTTTTATGAAAATTAAGTGGATCCAAGTTTCTATTGGAGCCTgcaatatatagggaaaattacCCAGTGCATAGCCCAGAAAGCATCCCTCTCCACATCCAACGATCTCGTTTAAGATTACTTTAATGGAGTTGTTGCCCCATTTAAATTTACTTTAATGGCATTGTGTGAGGAGTGGGAGAGACAGAGCGGGGAAAGAGGGTATTGTGGCTTTGCAGCAAAGGAGCgaatagaagagagaggaagagtcTACAGGAATTGGTAAttagtggagagagagaagaagaagaagaagaatcatagAAGAAGCAGTCTTTATGAATTTCTCACCACAAAAGACGGAATTGAtaacgcagttggtgagcaacgaacttggtatgagccgtAAACTTAGATatcctgagttcgactcccattAGATATATCTTGGGTCACTCACATtgggtgtttaatgctcttcgttactttcagtgaaagttgaatggatctcattcaaccccgatatgacccgatccatgaggttatggggttagtatgggcattggggtcagtatgagcccgcaggactagtcaggccatatccctggatacccgtcgttagcgaAAATAGATAAccataaaaatcaattaaaggCTCATATTGACTTTATGCCAAATGTGTAATTAAtataagaaaaacataaaaataaggTTGCAACATGTCTGTTCCGCTGCCCTtaaataaatttaataaaatattttatcgGGAACAAACATAGCCCAAGATAAGGGTGTTTAACTGATTTGGTTTTGGCTAAAGGGTTCGGTTACGGTTCAATTCACAATGGAACAAGTATAAATCGAAACCCAACTAAATACTACTCGGTTGCAATTTCCCacaaaaccaaataaatttcGGATACCCGATTTATTCAGTTTTGATTAATTCAATTTCATTTTGGATAGGTTACATAAGTTTTGTAATAGAACTAAGGTTTAAACTACAatttctgtaaaaaaaaaaagggggggggtggtttAAACTATAATTAATATATTCAACGCTATATAAATACACCAAAAATCTAAACTCTTGAAATCAAAGAGTTTTACAAGTGTAATGATTTTGGATTGGTCCAATCAAGATTCAGTTCGAATTCTATTTAGtctaataatttaaaagtgatttattatgtttttaattgatttgaaattgAGGGTTTTCTAGTTGACTTTCAAATTGAAGATTAATGGACATAACCAAAACCAAACGAAGCCAATTAATTGGTTAGGTttggttaggtttttttttattttgattcacttttgacacccttagtaaAGGTCCCTATCATAACAACATTGTATTATCTTGGGTTGAGTTCTAATATTGATGTATTTCTCTCACCAATATTATATGAAATGTCACAAAACAATATTTTACGTAGAAAGACAACAAGATAATTTTATacataaaaaaagagagataaacacaaaaaTACTAATAGACAATATCCTACTCTAGTGGTTCGGAAAATCTTTTCCCGTATTATTCATAAGGAGAACTGAGAAGGATCAATACGCTAGCTCTGTGTAATAGAATCTCGTCattagccctttttttttttttttttttttttgaaatcgtTGGAGCTATTCAACCTGTCATAGTGTCATTTATTGCAATCACATTCCCTCCACTGCCACCACACCCTgtctccccttttctctttttctctctccccagTCTTGTTGCAATTGGCAGGCACCAGTCCACTGACTCtcattcactctctctctctctctccaacgcTGGAGAAGATCAGAATCTGGGATGGATTGGCTTACGTGGCATACTATTGGGTCACTTGATCGAGTGCTTCTTCTTTGGGTTGAACTGGGCCTATTTAAAGCCCAAATATTGTGGGCTTTGGTGGCCTTTTAGGTCCAATATTTTCACTAAATGTTATGCAATAGAACCCTGCCCTCTTGTGGGGCCACTGCACCAGCATGTAGGCCACACAAGGGCATTTGGGCAGGGGGTCAGTACGGTCTTTCTGTGATCTCCTATATCTGGGAGTTGAGCCACACATGTGAATGGGGTTCTTTCTCCTTAAATGTATGTTGTACACGTCTACTTGTAGAAAAATATTTACACTACTCAATCTGTCAATCCCTAGTAGCTAAGATTTATAACATGCATCACcagaaattaaattttaaagcATTCAAAAATTCCAAGCCAATCATAGTTTACTGATTGATTAtgttaagataataaaaaatgagacTATATAAAAA
It includes:
- the LOC122073971 gene encoding uncharacterized protein LOC122073971, whose product is MKIHPAPKKRNIAFGYEINSSILEANRLMGRQKKLRRLPHIFSRVLELPCRSDADVLIEENSDCFRFIVMTDDVGNDVRAHTIEIYPGVTKIVIRGSNLLELSMDELELDVWRFRLPSSTRPKLANAVYVDGELIVTVPKGGGTDDSGDAN